The Coffea arabica cultivar ET-39 chromosome 1e, Coffea Arabica ET-39 HiFi, whole genome shotgun sequence genome has a window encoding:
- the LOC113705884 gene encoding serine carboxypeptidase-like 2 isoform X2 codes for MEKLQVLPRHPIFCDLFLLLVYVQACSNLAMAGSIVKFLPGFEGPLPFELETGYIGVGESEDVQLFYAFIKSESNPQSDPLIIWLDGGPGCSSFIPLFFGIGPVILEPLSFDGTLPKLVLNPSTWTKVVSIIFLDSPVGSGFSYAKAAQASQSSDFQASDQAYEFIRKWLHDHPEYKSNPFYVSGISYGGIPVPILTQLISNGNEDGIEPRIDLKGYILGNPVTKASGIPNNRVPFAYRMGLISDELYESLKVSCKGEYEIIDPSNLVCSKNMRAYNELVRNIDDQNILIPVCHPPSRVPNKLFTGGRSIIQMLHEKFEELDVRESTPVKCIAEWITLVDHWANNKSVQEALHVRRETIGQWIACNVTLPYTKNAGIAVPYHANLSTKGYRSLIYSGDHDLTVPHIETQAWIRSLRYPIIDDWRQWIHQGQVAGYTRTYANKMTFATVKARNSCFYCFSAKFVHMVTTNKKNYA; via the exons ATGGAGAAGTTGCAGGTGCTCCCAAGGCATCCTATCTTCTGCGACCTGTTCTTGCTGCTAGTTTATGTTCAAGCATGTTCAAACCTTGCTATGGCTGGTTCCATAGTTAAGTTTCTTCCAGGATTTGAAGGACCCCTCCCCTTTGAACTCGAAACCGG GTACATTGGAGTTGGTGAATCAGAGGATGTGCAGCTCTTCTACGCTTTTATCAAGTCAGAGTCAAATCCTCAATCGGATCCTCTTATCATTTGGTTAGATGGAGGCCCTGGCTGCAGTTCATTTATTCCACTTTTCTTTGGGATAG GACCAGTAATTTTGGAGCCATTGTCGTTCGACGGCACTCTACCCAAATTGGTATTAAATCCCTCTACTTGGACCAAG GTTGTAAGCATCATCTTTTTGGATTCGCCAGTAGGAAGTGGTTTTTCTTATGCTAAGGCTGCACAAGCTTCTCAATCTTCAGATTTTCAAGCCTCTGATCAAGCTTATGAATTTATCAGGAAG TGGCTACATGATCACCCAGAGTACAAGTCGAATCCATTCTATGTTAGTGGAATCTCGTATGGGGGCATTCCTGTTCCAATATTAACTCAACTTATATCAAATG GAAACGAGGACGGCATTGAACCACGTATTGATCTTAAG GGATACATACTTGGAAATCCAGTGACGAAAGCTTCAGGAATTCCGAACAATAGGGTTCCGTTTGCTTATAGGATGGGGCTGATTTCTGATGAACTCTATGAG TCCTTGAAGGTTAGCTGTAAAGGGGAATATGAAATCATAGATCCCAGTAATCTAGTGTGTTCAAAAAATATGCGGGCATACAATGAG TTGGTTCGTAATATTGACGACCAAAATATCTTGATTCCCGTATGTCATCCCCCTTCACGAGTGCCAAATAAATTATTTACTGGTGGGAGATCCATTATACAAATGTTGCATGAGAAGTTTGAAGAGCTAGACGTTCGGGAATCTACTCCAGTCAAATGCATA GCGGAATGGATTACGCTCGTTGATCACTGGGCTAACAACAAGAGCGTCCAAGAGGCCCTCCATGTGCGAAGG GAAACTATCGGACAGTGGATAGCCTGCAACGTTACCTTGCCATACACAAAAAATGCAGGGATTGCTGTACCATATCATGCAAACCTTAGCACTAAAGGTTACAGATCCCTTATATACAG TGGTGACCATGATCTGACGGTACCGCACATTGAAACTCAAGCGTGGATAAGATCTCTACGTTACCCAATTATTGACGATTGGAGACAGTGGATTCATCAAGGCCAAGTTGCTGG TTACACAAGGACTTACGCAAATAAGATGACATTTGCAACAGTGAAGGCAAGAAATTCCTGTTTCTATTGCTTCAGTGCAAAATTTGTTCACATGGTAACGACTAACAAGAAG AACTATGCTTGA
- the LOC113705884 gene encoding serine carboxypeptidase-like 2 isoform X4, translating into MEKLQVLPRHPIFCDLFLLLVYVQACSNLAMAGSIVKFLPGFEGPLPFELETGYIGVGESEDVQLFYAFIKSESNPQSDPLIIWLDGGPGCSSFIPLFFGIGPVILEPLSFDGTLPKLVLNPSTWTKWLHDHPEYKSNPFYVSGISYGGIPVPILTQLISNGNEDGIEPRIDLKGYILGNPVTKASGIPNNRVPFAYRMGLISDELYESLKVSCKGEYEIIDPSNLVCSKNMRAYNELVRNIDDQNILIPVCHPPSRVPNKLFTGGRSIIQMLHEKFEELDVRESTPVKCIAEWITLVDHWANNKSVQEALHVRRETIGQWIACNVTLPYTKNAGIAVPYHANLSTKGYRSLIYSGDHDLTVPHIETQAWIRSLRYPIIDDWRQWIHQGQVAGYTRTYANKMTFATVKGGGHVAYELKPAECRTMLERWISHQPL; encoded by the exons ATGGAGAAGTTGCAGGTGCTCCCAAGGCATCCTATCTTCTGCGACCTGTTCTTGCTGCTAGTTTATGTTCAAGCATGTTCAAACCTTGCTATGGCTGGTTCCATAGTTAAGTTTCTTCCAGGATTTGAAGGACCCCTCCCCTTTGAACTCGAAACCGG GTACATTGGAGTTGGTGAATCAGAGGATGTGCAGCTCTTCTACGCTTTTATCAAGTCAGAGTCAAATCCTCAATCGGATCCTCTTATCATTTGGTTAGATGGAGGCCCTGGCTGCAGTTCATTTATTCCACTTTTCTTTGGGATAG GACCAGTAATTTTGGAGCCATTGTCGTTCGACGGCACTCTACCCAAATTGGTATTAAATCCCTCTACTTGGACCAAG TGGCTACATGATCACCCAGAGTACAAGTCGAATCCATTCTATGTTAGTGGAATCTCGTATGGGGGCATTCCTGTTCCAATATTAACTCAACTTATATCAAATG GAAACGAGGACGGCATTGAACCACGTATTGATCTTAAG GGATACATACTTGGAAATCCAGTGACGAAAGCTTCAGGAATTCCGAACAATAGGGTTCCGTTTGCTTATAGGATGGGGCTGATTTCTGATGAACTCTATGAG TCCTTGAAGGTTAGCTGTAAAGGGGAATATGAAATCATAGATCCCAGTAATCTAGTGTGTTCAAAAAATATGCGGGCATACAATGAG TTGGTTCGTAATATTGACGACCAAAATATCTTGATTCCCGTATGTCATCCCCCTTCACGAGTGCCAAATAAATTATTTACTGGTGGGAGATCCATTATACAAATGTTGCATGAGAAGTTTGAAGAGCTAGACGTTCGGGAATCTACTCCAGTCAAATGCATA GCGGAATGGATTACGCTCGTTGATCACTGGGCTAACAACAAGAGCGTCCAAGAGGCCCTCCATGTGCGAAGG GAAACTATCGGACAGTGGATAGCCTGCAACGTTACCTTGCCATACACAAAAAATGCAGGGATTGCTGTACCATATCATGCAAACCTTAGCACTAAAGGTTACAGATCCCTTATATACAG TGGTGACCATGATCTGACGGTACCGCACATTGAAACTCAAGCGTGGATAAGATCTCTACGTTACCCAATTATTGACGATTGGAGACAGTGGATTCATCAAGGCCAAGTTGCTGG TTACACAAGGACTTACGCAAATAAGATGACATTTGCAACAGTGAAG gGAGGAGGCCATGTTGCTTATGAGTTGAAGCCTGCCGAATGCAGAACTATGCTTGAGAGATGGATATCGCATCAGCCTCTCTAA
- the LOC113705884 gene encoding serine carboxypeptidase-like 2 isoform X3: protein MEKLQVLPRHPIFCDLFLLLVYVQACSNLAMAGSIVKFLPGFEGPLPFELETGYIGVGESEDVQLFYAFIKSESNPQSDPLIIWLDGGPGCSSFIPLFFGIGPVILEPLSFDGTLPKLVLNPSTWTKVVSIIFLDSPVGSGFSYAKAAQASQSSDFQASDQAYEFIRKWLHDHPEYKSNPFYVSGISYGGIPVPILTQLISNGNEDGIEPRIDLKGYILGNPVTKASGIPNNRVPFAYRMGLISDELYELVRNIDDQNILIPVCHPPSRVPNKLFTGGRSIIQMLHEKFEELDVRESTPVKCIAEWITLVDHWANNKSVQEALHVRRETIGQWIACNVTLPYTKNAGIAVPYHANLSTKGYRSLIYSGDHDLTVPHIETQAWIRSLRYPIIDDWRQWIHQGQVAGYTRTYANKMTFATVKGGGHVAYELKPAECRTMLERWISHQPL, encoded by the exons ATGGAGAAGTTGCAGGTGCTCCCAAGGCATCCTATCTTCTGCGACCTGTTCTTGCTGCTAGTTTATGTTCAAGCATGTTCAAACCTTGCTATGGCTGGTTCCATAGTTAAGTTTCTTCCAGGATTTGAAGGACCCCTCCCCTTTGAACTCGAAACCGG GTACATTGGAGTTGGTGAATCAGAGGATGTGCAGCTCTTCTACGCTTTTATCAAGTCAGAGTCAAATCCTCAATCGGATCCTCTTATCATTTGGTTAGATGGAGGCCCTGGCTGCAGTTCATTTATTCCACTTTTCTTTGGGATAG GACCAGTAATTTTGGAGCCATTGTCGTTCGACGGCACTCTACCCAAATTGGTATTAAATCCCTCTACTTGGACCAAG GTTGTAAGCATCATCTTTTTGGATTCGCCAGTAGGAAGTGGTTTTTCTTATGCTAAGGCTGCACAAGCTTCTCAATCTTCAGATTTTCAAGCCTCTGATCAAGCTTATGAATTTATCAGGAAG TGGCTACATGATCACCCAGAGTACAAGTCGAATCCATTCTATGTTAGTGGAATCTCGTATGGGGGCATTCCTGTTCCAATATTAACTCAACTTATATCAAATG GAAACGAGGACGGCATTGAACCACGTATTGATCTTAAG GGATACATACTTGGAAATCCAGTGACGAAAGCTTCAGGAATTCCGAACAATAGGGTTCCGTTTGCTTATAGGATGGGGCTGATTTCTGATGAACTCTATGAG TTGGTTCGTAATATTGACGACCAAAATATCTTGATTCCCGTATGTCATCCCCCTTCACGAGTGCCAAATAAATTATTTACTGGTGGGAGATCCATTATACAAATGTTGCATGAGAAGTTTGAAGAGCTAGACGTTCGGGAATCTACTCCAGTCAAATGCATA GCGGAATGGATTACGCTCGTTGATCACTGGGCTAACAACAAGAGCGTCCAAGAGGCCCTCCATGTGCGAAGG GAAACTATCGGACAGTGGATAGCCTGCAACGTTACCTTGCCATACACAAAAAATGCAGGGATTGCTGTACCATATCATGCAAACCTTAGCACTAAAGGTTACAGATCCCTTATATACAG TGGTGACCATGATCTGACGGTACCGCACATTGAAACTCAAGCGTGGATAAGATCTCTACGTTACCCAATTATTGACGATTGGAGACAGTGGATTCATCAAGGCCAAGTTGCTGG TTACACAAGGACTTACGCAAATAAGATGACATTTGCAACAGTGAAG gGAGGAGGCCATGTTGCTTATGAGTTGAAGCCTGCCGAATGCAGAACTATGCTTGAGAGATGGATATCGCATCAGCCTCTCTAA
- the LOC113705884 gene encoding serine carboxypeptidase-like 2 isoform X1 — protein sequence MEKLQVLPRHPIFCDLFLLLVYVQACSNLAMAGSIVKFLPGFEGPLPFELETGYIGVGESEDVQLFYAFIKSESNPQSDPLIIWLDGGPGCSSFIPLFFGIGPVILEPLSFDGTLPKLVLNPSTWTKVVSIIFLDSPVGSGFSYAKAAQASQSSDFQASDQAYEFIRKWLHDHPEYKSNPFYVSGISYGGIPVPILTQLISNGNEDGIEPRIDLKGYILGNPVTKASGIPNNRVPFAYRMGLISDELYESLKVSCKGEYEIIDPSNLVCSKNMRAYNELVRNIDDQNILIPVCHPPSRVPNKLFTGGRSIIQMLHEKFEELDVRESTPVKCIAEWITLVDHWANNKSVQEALHVRRETIGQWIACNVTLPYTKNAGIAVPYHANLSTKGYRSLIYSGDHDLTVPHIETQAWIRSLRYPIIDDWRQWIHQGQVAGYTRTYANKMTFATVKGGGHVAYELKPAECRTMLERWISHQPL from the exons ATGGAGAAGTTGCAGGTGCTCCCAAGGCATCCTATCTTCTGCGACCTGTTCTTGCTGCTAGTTTATGTTCAAGCATGTTCAAACCTTGCTATGGCTGGTTCCATAGTTAAGTTTCTTCCAGGATTTGAAGGACCCCTCCCCTTTGAACTCGAAACCGG GTACATTGGAGTTGGTGAATCAGAGGATGTGCAGCTCTTCTACGCTTTTATCAAGTCAGAGTCAAATCCTCAATCGGATCCTCTTATCATTTGGTTAGATGGAGGCCCTGGCTGCAGTTCATTTATTCCACTTTTCTTTGGGATAG GACCAGTAATTTTGGAGCCATTGTCGTTCGACGGCACTCTACCCAAATTGGTATTAAATCCCTCTACTTGGACCAAG GTTGTAAGCATCATCTTTTTGGATTCGCCAGTAGGAAGTGGTTTTTCTTATGCTAAGGCTGCACAAGCTTCTCAATCTTCAGATTTTCAAGCCTCTGATCAAGCTTATGAATTTATCAGGAAG TGGCTACATGATCACCCAGAGTACAAGTCGAATCCATTCTATGTTAGTGGAATCTCGTATGGGGGCATTCCTGTTCCAATATTAACTCAACTTATATCAAATG GAAACGAGGACGGCATTGAACCACGTATTGATCTTAAG GGATACATACTTGGAAATCCAGTGACGAAAGCTTCAGGAATTCCGAACAATAGGGTTCCGTTTGCTTATAGGATGGGGCTGATTTCTGATGAACTCTATGAG TCCTTGAAGGTTAGCTGTAAAGGGGAATATGAAATCATAGATCCCAGTAATCTAGTGTGTTCAAAAAATATGCGGGCATACAATGAG TTGGTTCGTAATATTGACGACCAAAATATCTTGATTCCCGTATGTCATCCCCCTTCACGAGTGCCAAATAAATTATTTACTGGTGGGAGATCCATTATACAAATGTTGCATGAGAAGTTTGAAGAGCTAGACGTTCGGGAATCTACTCCAGTCAAATGCATA GCGGAATGGATTACGCTCGTTGATCACTGGGCTAACAACAAGAGCGTCCAAGAGGCCCTCCATGTGCGAAGG GAAACTATCGGACAGTGGATAGCCTGCAACGTTACCTTGCCATACACAAAAAATGCAGGGATTGCTGTACCATATCATGCAAACCTTAGCACTAAAGGTTACAGATCCCTTATATACAG TGGTGACCATGATCTGACGGTACCGCACATTGAAACTCAAGCGTGGATAAGATCTCTACGTTACCCAATTATTGACGATTGGAGACAGTGGATTCATCAAGGCCAAGTTGCTGG TTACACAAGGACTTACGCAAATAAGATGACATTTGCAACAGTGAAG gGAGGAGGCCATGTTGCTTATGAGTTGAAGCCTGCCGAATGCAGAACTATGCTTGAGAGATGGATATCGCATCAGCCTCTCTAA